A region of Periophthalmus magnuspinnatus isolate fPerMag1 chromosome 13, fPerMag1.2.pri, whole genome shotgun sequence DNA encodes the following proteins:
- the si:dkey-260j18.2 gene encoding kelch-like protein 20, translating into MREGAVTWRPQPWQDGDGGGGEPLSDSDSEEEDFPDDSTTPLGDYITHGLKQLLDAQQLCDVTLLVEGKKFNCHRVLLAAVSPYFRAMFTSPLVESRLTEIRLEDVTPAVMDTVIRFVYSGEAGLSLDTAEDLFVAANRLQVMPLQDLCSRFLFEHLSVENCLGMYSLARSHHDQLLLRASLRLVAQHFPRVSRQKDFLLLDHGTLGSLLGSDRLGVHSEAEVYDAARRWAEHLPLERYAHMPSLLQHLRPGLLSNEESRRLSQELGPAAAGEGPGGPLRPREGMFEKKIVCIDLTPREDDNQRDFTVDCFDPRTGKWEKLAPLGALVSPGCTAVGDRLFVAGGILRTCSVSQSVHEYDAVLDRWVERAPMSQPRAMLGLLACGKSLFALGGSNRSALLDSSEVLDLSTMTWTNGPRLPLPLRGFACAALRSRLYLLGGTTLEQNRAVVHSGVLIYHTLTRCWTKVALDSGATCLAGGVAVRGGVCAIGGYMRDTTKFLDGNFTNLETLDATGRVLFFREGRGTEREVVVTNERERGGGGSDRAPSPVVFPGLPRRIAAGGVARWKRRVYVLGGENGSRFYDSIYCWKPGWRSWVQRREKLPGDTGGVSQFGCTTLKFPKKHILSRLRAAKENCKKNL; encoded by the exons ATGAGGGAGGGTGCGGTGACGTGGCGACCGCAGCCCTGGCAGGacggagatggaggaggaggagagcctctGTCTGACTCTGACTCAGAGGAGGAAGACTTCCCCGACGACAGCACCACTCCACTGGGGGACTACATCACTCATG GTCTGAAGCAGCTCCTGGACGCTCAGCAGCTCTGTGACGTCACTCTGCTGGTCGAGGGGAAGAAGTTCAACTGCCACAG aGTGCTTTTAGCCGCAGTAAGTCCGTACTTTCGTGCCATGTTCACGAGCCCCCTGGTGGAGTCGCGTCTCACCGAGATCCGACTGGAGGACGTGACGCCGGCGGTGATGGATACTGTGATCCGATTCGTTTACTCCGGGGAGGCGGGGCTTTCTCTGGACACGGCCGAGGATCTGTTTGTGGCGGCGAACAGGCTCCAGGTCATGCCCCTGCAGGACCTCTGCTCCAG GTTCCTGTTCGAGCACTTGTCGGTGGAGAATTGTCTGGGCATGTATTCTCTCGCTCGCTCGCACCAcgaccagctcctgctccgcGCCTCCCTGCGATTGGTCGCTCAGCACTTCCCCCGAGTTTCCCGCCAAAAAGACTTCCTCCTATTGGACCACGGCACGCTGGGGTCCCTGCTGGGCTCGGACCGCCTCGGGGTGCactcggaggcggaggtgtacGACGCGGCGCGGCGGTGGGCGGAGCATCTGCCTCTGGAGAGATACGCCCACATGCCCAGTTTACTGCAGCACCTGCGTCCCGGGCTCCTGTCCAACGAGGAGAGCCGGCGCCTGAGCCAGGAGCTGGGACCCGCGGCGGCCGGCGAGGGGCCGGGCGGACCGCTACGACCGCGAGAGGGCATGTTCGAGAAGAAGATCGTCTGCATCGACCTAACGCCGCGAGAGGACGATAACCAGCGGGACTTTACCGTGGACTGTTTCGACCCGAGGACGGGGAAGTGGGAGAAGCTGGCTCCACTGGGGGCGCTGGTGAGCCCGGGCTGCACGGCGGTGGGCGACAGGCTGTTTGTGGCGGGGGGCATCCTCAGGACCTGCTCCGTGTCTCAGAGCGTGCACGAGTACGACGCCGTTCTGGACCGATGGGTGGAGCGCGCGCCCATGTCGCAGCCGCGCGCTATGCTAGGTCTGTTAGCATGTGGAAAGTCCCTGTTCGCTTTAGGGGGGAGTAACCGCTCGGCTCTGCTGGACTCCAGTGAGGTCCTGGACCTTTCGACGATGACGTGGACCAACGGCCCTCGCCTCCCCCTGCCCCTGAGAGGCTTCGCCTGCGCCGCCCTCCGCTCACGACTCTATTTACTTGGAGGAACCACTTTAGAACAGAACAGAGCCGTGGTGCACTCCGGCGTGCTAATCTACCACACGCTAACCCGCTGCTGGACCAAAGTGGCTCTGGACTCCGGAGCGACGTGCCTAGCGGGGGGCGTGGCGGTCAGGGGCGGAGTCTGTGCGATCGGCGGATACATGAGGGACACGACCAAGTTTTTAGACGGGAACTTCACGAATCTGGAGACTTTGGACGCGACGGGACGAGTGCTGTTTTTCCGGGAAGGGCGAGGAACGGAGCGCGAGGTGGTGGTCACGAACGAgcgggagagggggggagggggcagCGACAGAGCGCCCAGTCCCGTCGTGTTTCCAGGGTTACCGCGGCGGATAGCGGCCGGGGGCGTGGCCAGGTGGAAGAGGCGTGTCTACGTTTTGGGCGGAGAGAACGGATCGCGGTTTTATGATAGTATTTACTGCTGGAAGCCCGGGTGGAGGAGctgggtgcagaggagggagaagctGCCGGGGGACACCGGGGGGGTCAGTCAGTTCGGGTGCACGACGCTCAAGTTCCCCAAGAAACACATCCTGAGCAGACTGAGAGCCGCCaaagaaaactgcaaaaagaATCTATGA